From one Paramormyrops kingsleyae isolate MSU_618 chromosome 1, PKINGS_0.4, whole genome shotgun sequence genomic stretch:
- the kitlga gene encoding kit ligand a — protein MKKAKIWISVCIHFISFITFVTSVSEIRSPLTDDVDKISILKQNIPKDYWITLHHIPKEVSGMCWVDLNVYHLEESLKQLAQKFGNISSNRDNIAIYIQTLQDIRYNIVKKIDLGFIMEEFQCHYREVRWQTANYFDYVKDFLSAARSRRGDAECDSPPCPPTTQAIVTERLSRPPEADGCDGLVPGCGPRTEHQYLPRISDKGLLLLLIVPLAVGLLCLAWKMCRRQRLAPDTDAEHGAQVKDPTADTDTSEEKITLNVDTV, from the exons ATGAAGAAGGCAAAA ATTTGGATAAGTGTCTGCATCCATTTTATATCCTTCATCACATTTGTAACCAGTGTGAGTGAAATCCGAAGCCCCTTAACCGATGATGTGGACAAAATCTCCATACTG AAACAAAATATACCCAAAGATTACTGGATTACATTACATCACATTCCTAAAGAAGTG AGTGGCATGTGCTGGGTTGATCTCAATGTTTATCATTTGGAAGAAAGTTTGAAACAACTGGCACAAAAGTTTGGAAACATTTCTTCTAACAGAGATAACATTGCTATATACATTCAAACTCTACAAGATATACGCTACAACATTGTTAAAAAAATTGATCTG gGCTTCATAATGGAAGAATTTCAGTGCCATTATAGAGAAGTTAGATGGCAAACAGCAAATTATTTTGACTATGTTAAAGATTTTCTGAGCGCTGCGCGCTCTAGAAGAGGAGACGCTGAATGTGActctcctccctgtcctccgaCAACTCAGGCCATCGTAACAG AGCGTCTCTCCAGGCCCCCAGAAGCAGATGGGTGTGACGGACTGGTGCCAGGTTGTGGCCCAA GAACAGAGCATCAGTACCTGCCGCGAATATCAGATAAAGGCCTTCTGTTACTGCTGATTGTTCCCCTGGCTGTAGGTCTGCTCTGCCTAGCATGGAAG ATGTGCAGAAGGCAAAGACTCGCACCCGACACAGATGCTGAACATGGAGCACAAGTCAAAGACCCCACTGCAGATACTGACACGTCTGAGGAAAA AATAACACTGAATGTTGACACAGTGTAG